A stretch of [Clostridium] innocuum DNA encodes these proteins:
- a CDS encoding TetR/AcrR family transcriptional regulator encodes MKQLSTKERIRTEALHLFAQYGYDAISVAQIAKAVGIQAPSLYKHYASKEDIFLAIIKEMEKRYAQHAAGMQINGSNAMEDGKLYTRITDEQLVDMGIHMFSYFLHDAYESSFRKMLNMERYHNQRLAELFQKQYFDDAIAYQTVIFQHLMKAGILKPLDPQITALQFYSPIFLLLQLCDSNPQYERTAIELLQKHIRQFLKLNSTKGD; translated from the coding sequence ATGAAACAGTTATCCACAAAGGAGCGTATCCGTACAGAGGCGCTGCATCTGTTTGCACAATATGGATATGATGCAATCAGTGTCGCACAGATTGCAAAGGCGGTAGGCATACAGGCTCCGTCCTTATACAAGCATTATGCAAGTAAGGAGGACATATTCCTTGCCATTATAAAGGAAATGGAGAAGCGCTATGCGCAGCATGCTGCCGGGATGCAGATCAATGGCAGTAATGCTATGGAAGACGGAAAGCTGTATACCCGGATTACCGATGAGCAGCTTGTCGATATGGGCATACATATGTTTTCTTATTTTCTTCACGATGCGTATGAGAGCAGCTTTCGGAAAATGCTGAATATGGAGCGCTACCATAATCAAAGACTTGCAGAGCTGTTTCAAAAGCAGTATTTCGATGATGCAATTGCATATCAGACAGTGATTTTTCAACACTTGATGAAAGCAGGTATTCTGAAGCCGCTTGATCCGCAGATTACGGCACTGCAGTTTTATTCACCAATCTTTCTGCTGCTTCAGCTATGCGATTCCAACCCACAGTATGAACGAACGGCAATTGAACTGCTTCAGAAGCATATTCGACAATTTCTGAAGCTGAATTCTACAAAGGGTGACTGA
- a CDS encoding GTP-binding protein, with the protein MMNNINIGMLAHVDAGKTTLSESLLYVSGSIRQLGRVDHGNAFLDYDAQEKDRGITIYAKQAIFDWKDTRITLLDTPGHVDFSAEMERVLQVLDYAVVIINALDGIQSHTETIWKLLQHYHVPALVFVNKMDVSHTERTQIMEDLKRHLDEHCVDVTLQDEACQEQLAMCSDELLESYMETGGITDEQLADAVAQRTIFPCCFGSALKMEGIQEFLDMLNSCTKAPAYPEAFGARIFKISRDENGNRLTHMKITGGSLKVKTKLAEDEKVDQIRLYSGTRYQLCEEACSGCVCAVKGLTDFHAGDGLGFERSRQEVQLTSFMNYRVQLPTGCDPFVMLKQLRQLAEEDPQLHVSYDTHLKELHVRLMGDIQTEVLKHTIQERYHTAVDFDEGSVVYKETILNTVEGIGHYEPLRHYAEVHLLLEPLPRGSGLLFESDCKDEVLDRHWQRLILSHLQETEHVGVLSGSPITDMKITLLCGRAHQKHTEGGDFRQATYRALRHGLRSAESILLEPYYEFTLRIPPSCVSRAVFDIERFHGTFTLQEDSGEMSVISGSAPVRKLQSYPQEVYAYTKGKGRLFCTLKGYEACADEEDVLKEVAYDCDADMDHPCGSIFCSHGAGYYVPWNEVKQHMHMQSDWGRMQLKRESYQSYTAKPVDEKELEEIFIRTYGPIKRRPPQKTKPASNIIDLEKQNICYQPLPECLLVDGYNVIHDWEELKAMAKEHLDAARHRLIDIMCSYQGYRGCELILVFDAYKVKAGIGSSHKEGTIHVVYTKQAQTADMYIEQATHQLASEFRVTVATSDGMEQLIASGQGASRMSSRQLYAEVLRMKNTSVKEFERKQLRGGAEPLKKLREYRIEDADEEMKS; encoded by the coding sequence ATGATGAACAATATAAATATCGGAATGCTGGCACATGTGGATGCCGGCAAAACAACGCTGTCGGAAAGTCTGCTGTATGTGTCCGGGAGTATTCGTCAGCTGGGACGGGTGGACCATGGAAATGCCTTTCTGGATTATGATGCACAGGAAAAGGATCGCGGTATCACGATTTATGCCAAGCAGGCAATCTTTGACTGGAAGGATACACGCATTACCCTGCTGGATACACCGGGACATGTGGATTTTTCCGCAGAAATGGAGCGGGTGCTTCAGGTGCTGGACTATGCAGTGGTGATCATCAATGCACTGGATGGCATACAGTCCCATACGGAAACGATCTGGAAGCTGTTGCAGCACTATCATGTTCCTGCACTCGTATTTGTGAATAAGATGGATGTCAGCCATACAGAGCGCACACAGATCATGGAGGATTTGAAACGGCATCTGGATGAGCATTGTGTGGATGTTACCCTGCAGGATGAAGCATGTCAGGAGCAGCTGGCCATGTGCAGTGATGAATTGCTGGAAAGCTATATGGAAACAGGAGGAATTACCGATGAGCAGCTGGCGGATGCGGTTGCGCAGCGAACCATCTTTCCCTGCTGCTTCGGCTCTGCACTGAAAATGGAAGGAATTCAGGAATTTCTTGATATGTTAAACTCCTGTACAAAGGCTCCGGCATATCCGGAAGCATTTGGTGCCCGGATATTTAAAATCAGTCGGGATGAGAATGGAAACCGTCTGACGCATATGAAAATCACCGGCGGCAGTCTCAAGGTAAAAACGAAGCTTGCGGAGGATGAAAAGGTCGATCAGATTCGTCTGTACTCCGGAACCCGTTATCAGCTTTGCGAGGAGGCATGCAGCGGCTGTGTATGTGCAGTAAAGGGATTGACCGATTTTCATGCAGGAGATGGTCTTGGCTTTGAAAGGAGTCGGCAGGAGGTTCAGCTTACCTCGTTTATGAATTATCGTGTGCAGCTTCCAACGGGCTGTGATCCCTTTGTCATGCTGAAGCAGCTGCGCCAGCTGGCGGAGGAGGATCCACAGCTGCATGTAAGCTATGATACTCATTTGAAAGAGCTGCATGTACGGCTGATGGGGGATATTCAGACCGAGGTATTAAAGCATACCATACAGGAGCGTTATCATACCGCAGTGGACTTTGATGAGGGCAGTGTTGTATATAAGGAAACGATATTGAACACAGTTGAGGGGATTGGCCATTATGAGCCGCTGCGTCATTATGCAGAGGTGCATCTTCTTTTGGAGCCCCTGCCGAGAGGAAGCGGTCTGCTCTTTGAAAGTGACTGTAAGGATGAGGTGCTGGACCGTCACTGGCAGCGTCTTATTCTGAGTCATTTGCAGGAAACGGAGCATGTCGGCGTTTTGAGCGGGTCTCCCATTACCGATATGAAAATCACCCTGCTTTGTGGCCGTGCCCATCAAAAGCATACCGAGGGTGGAGATTTCCGGCAGGCAACCTATCGGGCATTGCGGCATGGACTGCGCAGTGCAGAAAGCATACTGCTGGAGCCTTACTATGAATTTACCCTTCGCATTCCCCCTTCCTGCGTCAGCCGTGCGGTATTTGACATCGAGCGCTTTCACGGTACCTTTACCCTGCAGGAGGACAGTGGGGAGATGAGTGTCATCAGCGGCAGTGCACCGGTACGGAAGCTGCAGAGCTATCCACAGGAGGTATATGCCTATACCAAGGGGAAGGGACGCCTGTTCTGTACACTGAAGGGCTATGAGGCGTGCGCAGATGAGGAGGATGTGCTGAAGGAAGTGGCATATGACTGTGATGCAGACATGGATCATCCGTGTGGTTCCATCTTCTGTTCTCATGGAGCGGGCTATTATGTGCCTTGGAATGAAGTGAAGCAGCATATGCATATGCAGAGTGACTGGGGCCGTATGCAGCTGAAAAGGGAAAGCTATCAGAGCTATACGGCAAAGCCTGTGGATGAAAAGGAGCTGGAGGAAATCTTTATCCGTACATACGGTCCGATCAAGCGAAGACCACCGCAGAAAACGAAACCCGCCTCGAATATTATAGATTTGGAAAAACAGAACATTTGCTATCAGCCGCTCCCGGAATGCCTGCTGGTGGACGGATATAATGTGATTCACGACTGGGAAGAGCTGAAAGCCATGGCAAAAGAGCATCTGGATGCGGCACGGCATCGATTGATCGACATCATGTGCAGCTATCAGGGGTATCGCGGCTGTGAATTGATTCTTGTCTTTGATGCCTATAAGGTAAAAGCAGGTATCGGCTCCTCTCATAAAGAGGGAACGATTCATGTTGTGTATACAAAACAGGCGCAGACAGCCGATATGTATATTGAACAGGCAACGCATCAGCTTGCGAGTGAATTCCGTGTAACTGTGGCAACCTCTGACGGTATGGAACAGCTGATTGCCAGCGGACAGGGGGCATCCCGTATGTCATCCCGCCAGCTGTATGCCGAGGTATTGCGCATGAAGAACACCTCGGTAAAGGAATTTGAGCGGAAGCAGCTGCGCGGCGGTGCGGAGCCGCTGAAAAAACTGCGGGAATACCGGATTGAGGATGCTGATGAGGAAATGAAATCATAA
- a CDS encoding MATE family efflux transporter, with translation MEVAESKNLMTEGTIWKKIIFFALPLFLGNLFQQLYNTADSLIVGNFLGSNALAAVSSSGNLIFLMVGFFNGIAIGAGVVIARYFGARDIDNMQRAIHTTVAFGLVSSLILTVLGVLLAPQILIWMDTPANVLPQSVTYFRIYFMGSLGLVMYNIFVGILQAVGDSRHPLNYLIISSIINIVLDIVLIVVFHMGVGSAAFATILSQFVSAFLCMNRLLRTKDSYRLSLRKIRFHKDMLALIIRYGLPSGLQNSIIAIANVVVQSNINGFGEMAMAGCGAYSKIEGFAFLPITSFTMALTTFVGQNLGARQYERTKKGAKFGMLCSMAIAEVIGIVIFLGAPLLTAAFNNDPQVVMFGTERARTSAMFFFLLAYSHCISAILRGAGKSMVPMIVMLLFWCVVRVTFLTVMIHFLNDIAVVYWVYPLTWSLSSIAFFLYYRKVNWMHAFEAA, from the coding sequence ATGGAGGTAGCGGAATCAAAGAATTTAATGACAGAGGGAACGATATGGAAGAAAATCATATTCTTCGCCCTTCCCCTGTTTTTGGGAAATCTGTTTCAACAGCTGTATAATACAGCGGATTCATTGATTGTAGGAAATTTTCTCGGCAGCAATGCACTGGCTGCCGTCAGCTCGTCGGGAAATCTCATCTTTCTGATGGTCGGCTTTTTCAACGGTATCGCAATCGGTGCAGGGGTTGTGATTGCCCGTTATTTTGGAGCCAGAGATATCGACAATATGCAACGGGCGATTCATACAACAGTCGCCTTCGGTCTTGTTTCCAGTTTGATTCTAACGGTGCTCGGCGTACTTCTGGCACCTCAGATTCTGATCTGGATGGATACACCGGCGAATGTTCTGCCGCAGTCGGTAACCTATTTCCGCATTTATTTTATGGGCTCTCTGGGGCTTGTCATGTACAACATCTTTGTGGGCATCCTGCAGGCGGTAGGTGACAGTAGACATCCGCTGAATTATCTAATCATTTCATCAATTATCAATATCGTGCTGGACATCGTATTGATCGTTGTCTTTCACATGGGGGTTGGCTCTGCGGCCTTTGCGACGATTCTTTCGCAATTCGTCAGTGCATTTCTGTGTATGAACCGGCTGCTGCGGACAAAGGACAGCTATCGGCTTTCCCTGCGCAAAATTCGCTTTCACAAAGATATGCTCGCACTGATTATCCGCTATGGTCTGCCAAGCGGTCTTCAGAATTCCATCATCGCCATCGCCAACGTGGTCGTGCAATCCAATATCAACGGCTTTGGGGAAATGGCAATGGCCGGATGCGGAGCCTATTCAAAAATCGAGGGGTTTGCGTTTTTGCCAATTACCAGCTTCACCATGGCACTGACAACCTTTGTCGGTCAGAACCTGGGGGCACGTCAATACGAACGTACGAAAAAGGGCGCAAAATTCGGTATGCTGTGCTCCATGGCGATTGCAGAGGTGATCGGAATTGTCATTTTTCTGGGGGCACCGCTATTGACAGCTGCCTTTAACAATGATCCGCAGGTGGTAATGTTTGGAACCGAGAGAGCCAGAACCTCGGCAATGTTCTTCTTCCTGCTGGCTTATTCACACTGCATATCCGCCATACTGCGCGGTGCCGGAAAATCCATGGTACCAATGATTGTCATGCTGCTGTTCTGGTGTGTGGTGCGAGTGACCTTTTTAACGGTTATGATTCACTTTTTGAATGATATCGCCGTTGTATACTGGGTATATCCGCTGACATGGTCCTTAAGCTCCATCGCCTTCTTCCTATATTATCGTAAGGTGAACTGGATGCATGCGTTCGAGGCGGCCTGA
- a CDS encoding deoxyguanosinetriphosphate triphosphohydrolase, which yields MHRLSWNSITSETRIPQKTSANAGKYRSEIESDYHRIIRSASFRRLQDKTQVFPLDNSDFVRTRLTHSLEVSSIAKLIGKQVCIQVLDQQLAPAGDQPDSLKVIEILNCAGLLHDIGNPPFGHFGESAIRNWFEKNLSLLQFKQRPLQAWLDEQQQADLLYYEGNAQALRIITKLHRLTGRSGMHLTSSVMDTIIKYPVNSLEKLAEDTKEKSKRSLLRKKVGYYQSETDQFLEIKQNTGTTGCRNPLCFILEAADDLAYTFADLEDGYKKGLYSYEQLLDVIVEAQDERGAELLRQGLEEGRQLKKTSEKGFDPYQHAVFTWLTKKQLFSISGVSDAFLKHYDAIMNGEFDQELLAVSKEGQLIRSLKQFAFDRVYNDAAILKLELMGNEIITFLLDRFMDALLPYDSGLNMSEIQEKYIDLLSGNYLNTYQYTAQDKEDGERLYLRLLLGADFVSGMTDSYAIRLYQELKGI from the coding sequence ATGCACCGACTATCATGGAATAGCATAACAAGCGAAACACGGATTCCGCAGAAAACATCCGCAAATGCAGGGAAATACCGCAGTGAAATTGAAAGTGACTATCATCGGATCATCCGCAGTGCATCCTTTCGCAGACTGCAGGATAAGACACAGGTATTCCCGCTTGACAACAGTGATTTTGTGCGCACAAGACTGACGCATTCTCTGGAGGTATCCTCCATCGCAAAGCTGATTGGCAAGCAGGTATGCATACAGGTGCTTGATCAGCAGCTGGCACCTGCCGGGGATCAGCCGGATTCCTTGAAGGTTATTGAAATTCTCAACTGTGCAGGTCTTCTGCATGATATTGGCAATCCGCCCTTCGGTCATTTTGGAGAAAGTGCAATTCGCAACTGGTTTGAGAAAAATCTATCCCTGTTACAATTCAAGCAACGGCCTTTACAGGCATGGCTGGATGAGCAGCAGCAGGCAGACCTTCTGTATTATGAGGGCAATGCCCAGGCGCTGCGTATAATCACAAAGCTGCACCGTCTCACAGGACGAAGCGGTATGCATCTGACCAGCAGTGTTATGGATACGATTATCAAGTACCCGGTGAACTCTCTGGAAAAGCTGGCAGAGGATACAAAGGAAAAATCAAAGCGCAGTCTGCTCAGAAAAAAGGTCGGTTACTATCAGAGTGAAACGGATCAGTTTCTGGAAATCAAACAGAATACCGGTACAACGGGCTGCCGGAATCCGCTGTGCTTTATACTGGAGGCGGCAGACGATCTGGCTTATACCTTTGCGGATTTGGAGGATGGCTATAAAAAAGGTCTGTATTCCTATGAACAGCTGCTAGATGTAATCGTGGAAGCGCAGGATGAGCGGGGAGCGGAGCTGCTGCGGCAGGGGCTGGAGGAAGGACGCCAGCTGAAGAAAACGAGTGAGAAGGGCTTCGATCCTTATCAGCACGCAGTTTTCACATGGCTGACAAAGAAACAGCTGTTCAGTATTTCCGGTGTGTCTGATGCATTTTTGAAGCATTATGATGCGATTATGAACGGGGAATTTGATCAGGAGCTGCTTGCGGTAAGCAAGGAGGGACAGCTGATCCGAAGTCTGAAGCAATTCGCCTTTGACAGAGTTTATAATGATGCCGCAATATTAAAGCTCGAGCTGATGGGGAATGAAATCATCACCTTTCTGCTGGATCGCTTCATGGATGCACTGCTGCCCTATGACAGCGGCTTGAACATGAGTGAAATACAGGAAAAATACATTGATCTGCTTTCCGGAAACTACCTGAATACCTACCAGTATACTGCACAGGATAAGGAGGATGGCGAACGGCTGTATCTGCGTTTACTGCTGGGAGCGGATTTTGTGTCCGGCATGACAGACAGCTATGCAATCCGTCTGTATCAGGAGCTGAAAGGAATCTAG
- the tnpA gene encoding IS200/IS605 family transposase, with product MLYLDSNAHSVFALHYHLIMTTKYRRRVFNDVISDRAKEIFLHIARSYNISLQEWNHDVDHIHILFSAHPNSCLTKFINAYKSASSRLLKKEFPEIREKLWKEAFWSQSFCLISTGGVTTDIIKAYIESQGEKNGVKKRVSV from the coding sequence ATGCTTTATTTAGACAGTAATGCTCATTCGGTATTTGCTCTCCATTATCATTTGATTATGACAACGAAATATCGGCGTCGTGTGTTCAATGATGTCATCAGTGATCGTGCAAAAGAGATCTTTCTTCATATTGCCAGATCCTATAACATCTCTCTTCAAGAATGGAACCATGATGTCGATCATATTCATATCCTGTTCTCTGCTCACCCTAACTCTTGTCTTACAAAGTTTATCAATGCATATAAGAGTGCCAGTTCACGTTTATTGAAAAAGGAGTTCCCTGAAATTCGTGAAAAACTTTGGAAAGAGGCATTTTGGAGTCAGAGTTTCTGTTTGATCAGTACAGGAGGAGTCACCACCGACATCATCAAAGCTTATATCGAAAGTCAAGGTGAGAAGAATGGTGTCAAGAAAAGGGTATCAGTTTAG
- a CDS encoding uracil-DNA glycosylase — protein MKQEIFEQLKRELCACRLCEGKFDHEPRAIFQGAQDANIMQISQAPSIHVHNSGLPFHDASGKKLRREWYQIDDAQFYDEHNFYIASMGHCYPGKGKQGDKKPPRICARTWLMRELDAVDNQLYIIIGAMAARELFPERSFEELVFHDQQLRGKPTLVLPHPSPLNVRWMKEHPQFEADRLLHIRRLIHRALQL, from the coding sequence ATGAAGCAGGAAATCTTTGAACAGCTGAAAAGGGAGCTATGCGCCTGCCGGCTCTGTGAAGGAAAATTTGACCATGAGCCGCGTGCGATTTTTCAGGGGGCGCAGGATGCAAACATCATGCAGATTTCACAGGCACCCTCTATTCATGTACATAACAGTGGTCTGCCCTTCCATGACGCCAGTGGGAAAAAGCTGCGCAGGGAATGGTATCAAATCGATGATGCACAGTTTTATGATGAGCATAACTTCTATATCGCTTCCATGGGACACTGCTATCCGGGAAAGGGGAAACAGGGAGATAAAAAGCCTCCCAGAATCTGTGCCAGAACCTGGCTTATGCGTGAGCTTGACGCGGTGGATAATCAGCTGTATATCATCATCGGGGCAATGGCCGCAAGGGAGCTGTTTCCTGAACGAAGCTTTGAGGAGCTCGTATTTCACGATCAGCAGCTGCGTGGAAAGCCGACTCTGGTGCTGCCGCATCCATCTCCACTCAATGTACGCTGGATGAAGGAGCATCCGCAGTTCGAAGCGGATCGCCTATTGCATATCCGAAGGCTGATACATAGGGCTTTGCAGCTTTGA
- a CDS encoding NAD(P)H-dependent oxidoreductase: MKVTLLHGQNHRQSSWHAAHLLLEQLPVETLHEFYLPKDMPHFCCGCYRCMELGEDFCPHTAYMAPIMKAMKEADLLIFTTPTYCLRTSGSMKAFLDHCFLNFVVHRPLPSMYDKQAVILASGAGSGMKKAAKDIRTSLTGWGISHISCYGFRSKATTWEAVPESIKRRLTTDLAKLAGRIKRKQHHKRISWKQKLMFHAMRQMQKHGMGAGELDYQYWKKRGWLESSRPWTDDE; encoded by the coding sequence ATGAAGGTTACGCTACTACATGGTCAGAATCACAGGCAGTCATCGTGGCATGCGGCACACCTGCTGCTGGAGCAGCTGCCGGTGGAAACCCTGCATGAATTTTATTTACCTAAGGATATGCCGCATTTCTGCTGCGGCTGTTATCGCTGCATGGAGCTGGGAGAGGACTTCTGCCCGCACACAGCATATATGGCTCCTATTATGAAAGCGATGAAGGAAGCTGATTTACTTATATTTACAACGCCTACCTACTGCTTGCGAACAAGCGGTTCCATGAAAGCATTTCTGGATCACTGCTTTCTAAATTTCGTTGTACATCGTCCCCTGCCTTCCATGTATGATAAGCAGGCGGTAATCTTGGCCTCCGGTGCAGGCAGCGGGATGAAAAAGGCCGCAAAGGATATACGGACGAGTCTGACAGGATGGGGAATCTCCCACATAAGCTGCTACGGCTTTCGCTCCAAGGCGACTACATGGGAAGCAGTACCGGAAAGCATCAAACGAAGACTGACGACAGACCTTGCAAAGCTCGCCGGCCGTATCAAACGAAAGCAGCACCATAAGCGTATCAGCTGGAAACAAAAGCTGATGTTTCATGCAATGCGACAGATGCAAAAGCACGGGATGGGGGCAGGAGAGCTGGACTATCAATACTGGAAGAAGCGTGGATGGCTCGAAAGCAGTCGCCCATGGACGGATGATGAATAG
- a CDS encoding transposase — translation MVSRKGYQFRIYPNKEQELLFIKTFGCTRFLYNHMLDDKIKYYEETKKMKQTTPASYKKEHPFLKEVDSLALANAQLHLEAAFKKFFKETDIGFPKWKSKHQAKQSYTTNMVNGNIRLFSMIQNQTTYLRLPKAGNVRIRMHRIPQGILKAVTISKQQDRYIATCLFEYENKVERKEVVHVLGLDYSQKHLYVDSEGHVCDYPHFYRASENRLAREQRKLSKMVKGSNNYKKQRNKIARLHAHIGQQRKDFLHKESRKIANSWDMVVVEDIDMKAMSQALKLGKNLMDNGFGILRNYLRYKLEDEGKRFIKVDKWYASTQLCNHCGAKNKIGLNERTYQCPICGYIENRDINAAKNIRDEGIRLHRS, via the coding sequence ATGGTGTCAAGAAAAGGGTATCAGTTTAGAATCTATCCAAACAAGGAGCAAGAGCTCCTCTTTATCAAAACATTTGGTTGTACTCGCTTTTTATATAATCATATGTTAGATGACAAAATCAAATATTATGAAGAAACTAAGAAGATGAAACAAACGACACCTGCATCCTATAAGAAAGAGCATCCGTTTCTTAAGGAAGTAGATTCTTTGGCCTTAGCAAACGCTCAACTTCATTTAGAAGCTGCTTTTAAAAAATTCTTCAAAGAAACAGATATCGGCTTTCCGAAATGGAAATCAAAGCATCAGGCGAAACAAAGTTACACGACGAATATGGTCAATGGAAATATTAGATTATTTAGTATGATACAAAATCAAACGACCTATCTACGTTTACCAAAGGCAGGTAATGTAAGGATCCGTATGCATCGCATACCACAGGGGATCTTAAAAGCAGTGACGATAAGCAAACAGCAGGATCGTTATATTGCGACATGTCTGTTTGAATATGAAAATAAAGTAGAAAGGAAAGAAGTCGTACATGTATTAGGCCTTGATTATTCGCAAAAACATCTATATGTTGATAGTGAAGGTCATGTATGCGACTATCCTCATTTTTATCGTGCAAGTGAGAATCGATTAGCAAGAGAGCAACGCAAACTTTCCAAGATGGTCAAAGGAAGTAATAACTATAAGAAGCAAAGGAACAAGATAGCCAGGCTACATGCCCATATAGGACAACAGAGAAAAGATTTTCTACATAAAGAAAGCAGGAAGATAGCCAATTCCTGGGATATGGTTGTTGTAGAAGATATCGACATGAAGGCAATGAGTCAGGCATTGAAGCTAGGAAAGAATCTTATGGATAATGGCTTTGGGATCTTGAGAAATTATTTAAGATATAAGTTGGAAGATGAAGGAAAACGATTTATAAAGGTCGATAAATGGTATGCCAGCACACAGCTATGTAATCACTGTGGAGCAAAGAATAAGATAGGGTTAAATGAAAGAACCTATCAATGTCCAATATGTGGTTACATAGAGAATCGTGATATCAATGCAGCGAAGAATATACGTGATGAAGGCATACGATTACATAGGAGTTAG
- a CDS encoding amidophosphoribosyltransferase has product MSGFFGVASKENCVLDVFFGVDYHSHLGTRRGGMAIHGEKGFARAIHNIENSPFRTKFEKDIEEFDGNLGIGCISDNEAQPLLVKSHLGSFAITTVGRINNLEELQSLCFERGVTHFLEMSTGEVNPTELIASLINHKATIVEGLQYVQSLVKGSMSILLMTQYGIYAARDLLGRTPIVLGEKETGFCATFESSAFLNLGYHHYRDLGAGEIVFITPERIEVLQKPKDKMKICSFLWVYYGYPTSTYEGINVECMRNRCGELLAGRDNVDNVEVDSVAGVPDSGIAHAVGYSNVSSVPFARPFIKYTPTWPRSFMPTGQMQRNMIAKMKLIPVQELIRDKRLLLIDDSIVRGTQLGETTEFLYESGAKEVHVRPACPPIIFGCKYLNFSRSKSEMDLITRRVIRKLEGDDVSSEVLAEYADPDSERYQKMCEEIRQRSNFTSLRYHRLDDMIASIGLDRCKLCTYCWDGKEDDEE; this is encoded by the coding sequence ATGAGCGGTTTTTTTGGAGTAGCTTCAAAAGAAAACTGTGTACTGGATGTGTTTTTTGGTGTAGATTACCATTCACATCTGGGCACGAGACGTGGAGGAATGGCGATACATGGAGAAAAGGGCTTTGCCCGTGCCATTCATAACATCGAGAATTCTCCGTTTCGTACGAAATTTGAAAAAGATATTGAGGAATTTGATGGAAATCTTGGAATCGGATGTATTTCAGACAATGAGGCACAGCCGCTTCTAGTAAAATCCCATCTGGGATCCTTTGCCATCACAACGGTTGGCCGTATCAACAATCTGGAAGAGCTGCAGAGTCTGTGCTTTGAACGCGGTGTTACACACTTTCTGGAGATGAGTACCGGAGAAGTGAATCCGACAGAGCTGATTGCTTCGTTAATCAATCACAAGGCGACGATTGTTGAAGGTCTGCAGTATGTACAAAGTCTTGTCAAGGGCAGTATGAGCATTCTGCTGATGACACAGTATGGCATTTATGCCGCAAGAGATTTGCTTGGAAGAACACCGATCGTTCTTGGAGAAAAGGAAACAGGTTTCTGTGCAACCTTTGAAAGCAGTGCGTTTTTGAATCTGGGCTACCATCACTACCGTGATCTGGGAGCCGGAGAAATCGTCTTCATCACACCGGAGCGCATTGAAGTATTGCAGAAGCCGAAGGATAAAATGAAAATCTGTTCCTTCCTGTGGGTATATTACGGTTATCCGACATCTACCTATGAGGGCATCAATGTGGAATGTATGCGGAACCGCTGTGGTGAGCTGCTTGCAGGACGTGACAATGTTGACAATGTAGAGGTAGATAGTGTCGCAGGTGTTCCGGATTCCGGAATTGCACATGCTGTGGGTTATTCCAATGTTTCCAGTGTGCCGTTCGCAAGACCGTTTATCAAATATACACCTACCTGGCCGAGATCCTTTATGCCAACAGGTCAGATGCAGCGGAATATGATTGCGAAAATGAAGCTGATTCCGGTACAGGAGCTCATTCGGGATAAGCGTCTGCTTTTAATTGATGATTCCATTGTGCGGGGGACACAGCTCGGCGAAACCACGGAATTCTTATATGAAAGCGGCGCAAAGGAAGTCCATGTCCGCCCGGCCTGCCCGCCGATTATCTTCGGATGTAAATATCTGAATTTTTCACGCTCAAAATCAGAGATGGATCTGATTACGCGCAGAGTCATCCGAAAGCTGGAGGGGGATGATGTATCCAGTGAGGTACTGGCAGAATATGCAGATCCTGACAGCGAACGCTATCAGAAGATGTGTGAGGAAATTCGCCAGCGCTCCAACTTTACATCTCTTCGCTATCATCGCCTCGATGATATGATTGCTTCCATTGGGCTGGACAGATGCAAGCTATGTACATATTGCTGGGATGGCAAGGAAGACGACGAGGAGTAG